One region of Streptococcus parasanguinis genomic DNA includes:
- a CDS encoding amino acid permease: protein MSKKHHPGEETENGMVRGLQNRHVQLIAIAGTIGTGLFLGAGRSLSLTGPSIILVYMLTGAFMYLMMRAIGEMLYMDPDQHTFINFITKYIGKGWGYFSGWSYWVSLVFLGMAEITAVSNYVQLWFPNWPAWQIQIVFLALLSCVNLIAVKVFGEVEFWFGMIKIVTILALIATGIFMVTTNFETPAGHASLTNITSGFQMFPNGWVKFVMAFQMVFFAYQAIEFVGITTSETANPRQVLPKAIKEIPIRIVIFYVGALLAIMAIFPWQQLPVNKSPFVTVFQMVGIKWAAGLINFVVLTAAASSLNSTLYSTGRHLYQIAKETPNSKVMNRLKLNSLSRMGIPSRAIIFSAIVVAVSAFINVLPGVSDAFALITASSSGVYIAIYILTMLAHLKYRKSKEFMPDGFVMPAYKVLNPLTIVFFLFVFVCLFLQESTYIGAIGATIWIILFGIYSNWKHSK from the coding sequence ATGTCAAAAAAACATCATCCTGGTGAAGAAACCGAAAATGGGATGGTTCGTGGTCTGCAAAATCGGCATGTTCAGCTGATCGCTATTGCAGGAACCATCGGGACAGGACTCTTTCTTGGAGCCGGTCGTTCCCTTTCTTTGACAGGGCCCTCTATTATTTTAGTCTATATGCTGACTGGCGCCTTCATGTACTTGATGATGCGGGCAATCGGAGAAATGCTCTATATGGACCCTGATCAACACACCTTTATCAACTTTATCACCAAGTATATAGGAAAAGGTTGGGGTTATTTTTCAGGATGGTCCTATTGGGTCTCCTTGGTATTTTTGGGAATGGCAGAGATCACGGCTGTTTCCAACTATGTCCAGCTTTGGTTTCCAAATTGGCCAGCCTGGCAGATTCAAATTGTCTTTTTAGCGCTTTTAAGTTGTGTAAACTTGATCGCTGTGAAGGTTTTTGGAGAGGTTGAATTCTGGTTTGGAATGATCAAGATTGTCACGATTTTAGCCCTGATCGCAACAGGGATCTTTATGGTGACGACGAATTTTGAAACACCAGCTGGACACGCTAGTTTAACCAATATTACCAGTGGTTTTCAAATGTTTCCAAATGGTTGGGTCAAGTTCGTCATGGCATTCCAAATGGTCTTCTTTGCTTACCAAGCGATCGAGTTTGTTGGAATTACTACTTCTGAAACCGCTAATCCCCGCCAAGTATTGCCAAAAGCTATTAAAGAAATTCCAATCCGGATTGTAATCTTTTATGTAGGAGCTTTGTTGGCGATTATGGCTATTTTCCCTTGGCAACAGCTTCCTGTCAATAAGTCACCGTTTGTAACGGTCTTTCAGATGGTAGGAATCAAGTGGGCAGCTGGATTGATTAATTTTGTTGTACTGACAGCTGCTGCATCTTCCTTGAATTCCACCCTCTATTCAACAGGGCGTCACTTGTACCAGATTGCAAAAGAAACACCAAACAGCAAAGTGATGAATCGTTTGAAACTGAATAGCTTATCTCGTATGGGGATTCCAAGTCGCGCGATTATTTTTTCTGCGATTGTGGTTGCTGTTTCTGCCTTTATCAATGTCTTGCCAGGTGTCTCAGATGCCTTTGCCTTGATTACGGCATCTTCTTCTGGTGTCTACATTGCTATTTACATTTTGACCATGCTTGCCCATCTTAAGTACCGTAAATCGAAAGAATTTATGCCAGATGGTTTTGTCATGCCAGCCTATAAAGTGTTGAATCCATTGACCATTGTTTTCTTCCTCTTTGTATTCGTTTGTCTCTTCTTGCAAGAATCAACATACATTGGAGCGATTGGAGCAACCATCTGGATCATTCTTTTTGGGATTTACAGCAATTGGAAACATAGTAAATAA
- the glyQ gene encoding glycine--tRNA ligase subunit alpha, with amino-acid sequence MSKKLTFQEIILTLQQYWNDQGCMLMQAYDNEKGAGTMSPYTFLRAIGPEPWNAAYVEPSRRPADGRYGENPNRLYQHHQFQVVMKPSPSNIQELYLESLEKLGINPLEHDIRFVEDNWENPSTGSAGLGWEVWLDGMEITQFTYFQQVGGLTTGPVTSEVTYGLERLASYIQEVDSVYDIEWAPGVKYGEIFLQPEYEHSKYSFEVSDQDMLLENFEKFEKEAGRALELGLVHPAYDYVLKCSHTFNLLDARGAVSVTERAGYIARIRNLARVVAKTFVAERKKLGYPLLDEATRAKLLAEEEE; translated from the coding sequence ATGTCTAAGAAATTAACCTTTCAAGAAATTATTTTGACTTTGCAACAATACTGGAATGACCAGGGTTGTATGCTGATGCAGGCTTATGATAATGAAAAAGGTGCGGGAACCATGAGTCCTTACACCTTCCTTCGTGCCATTGGTCCTGAGCCATGGAATGCGGCTTATGTAGAGCCATCACGTCGTCCAGCAGATGGACGTTACGGGGAAAACCCAAACCGTCTTTACCAACACCACCAATTCCAAGTGGTGATGAAACCATCACCATCAAACATCCAAGAGCTCTACCTTGAATCATTGGAAAAATTGGGGATCAATCCTTTGGAACACGATATTCGTTTCGTTGAAGATAACTGGGAAAACCCATCAACTGGTTCAGCTGGTCTTGGTTGGGAAGTTTGGTTGGACGGTATGGAAATCACTCAGTTCACCTACTTCCAACAAGTTGGTGGCTTGACAACTGGTCCGGTAACTTCTGAGGTTACTTATGGTTTGGAACGTTTGGCTTCTTACATCCAAGAAGTAGATTCTGTTTACGATATTGAGTGGGCTCCAGGTGTTAAATACGGAGAAATCTTCCTTCAACCAGAATACGAGCACTCAAAATACAGCTTTGAAGTTTCTGACCAAGATATGCTTCTTGAAAATTTCGAAAAATTTGAAAAAGAAGCAGGACGTGCTTTGGAATTGGGTCTTGTTCACCCTGCCTATGACTACGTTTTGAAATGTTCGCATACCTTTAACTTGCTTGACGCTCGTGGTGCTGTTTCTGTTACAGAACGTGCCGGCTACATTGCCCGCATCCGTAACTTGGCCCGTGTCGTAGCCAAAACCTTCGTCGCAGAACGCAAGAAACTCGGTTACCCACTTCTTGACGAAGCAACACGCGCCAAACTCCTAGCAGAAGAGGAAGAGTAA
- the rsmH gene encoding 16S rRNA (cytosine(1402)-N(4))-methyltransferase RsmH, with protein MSKEFHHVTVLLHETIDMLDVKPDGIYVDATLGGAGHSEYLLTKLNESGHLYAFDQDQHAIENAKIRLAPFIEKGMVTFIKDNFRHLKERLNELGVTEIDGICYDLGVSSPQLDERERGFSYKKDAPLDMRMNQEASLTAYEVVNSYDYHDLVRIFFKYGEDKFSKQIARKIEQARAIKPIETTTELAEIIKSAKPAKELKKKGHPAKQIFQAIRIEVNDELGAADESIQQAMDLLALDGRISVITFHSLEDRLTKQLFKEASTVEVPKGLPFIPDDLKPTMELVNRKPILPSDEELEDNNRSHSAKLRVARKIHK; from the coding sequence ATGAGTAAAGAATTTCATCATGTAACGGTTTTGCTTCATGAAACGATCGATATGCTGGATGTTAAGCCAGATGGGATCTATGTAGACGCCACATTGGGTGGGGCAGGCCACAGCGAATATTTGTTAACAAAATTAAATGAATCGGGCCATCTTTATGCCTTTGACCAAGATCAGCATGCAATTGAGAATGCTAAGATTCGTTTAGCACCTTTTATTGAGAAAGGCATGGTGACCTTCATTAAGGATAACTTTCGTCATTTGAAGGAACGTCTAAACGAATTGGGTGTGACTGAAATTGATGGAATCTGTTATGACCTAGGTGTCTCTAGTCCTCAGTTAGATGAACGGGAACGCGGATTTTCTTACAAGAAAGATGCGCCGTTAGACATGCGGATGAATCAAGAAGCTTCCTTGACAGCCTATGAAGTCGTTAATAGCTACGATTACCATGATCTAGTCCGTATTTTTTTCAAATATGGAGAGGACAAATTTTCCAAGCAAATTGCGCGGAAAATTGAGCAAGCACGAGCAATTAAACCGATTGAAACGACGACTGAATTAGCAGAGATTATTAAATCTGCTAAACCAGCTAAGGAGCTCAAGAAAAAGGGCCATCCTGCTAAACAGATTTTCCAAGCCATTCGTATCGAAGTCAATGATGAACTGGGAGCTGCAGATGAATCGATTCAGCAAGCCATGGATTTGTTGGCCCTCGATGGTCGTATTTCTGTGATTACCTTTCATTCGTTAGAGGATCGATTGACCAAACAATTGTTTAAAGAAGCTTCGACGGTTGAGGTTCCAAAGGGACTTCCCTTTATTCCAGATGATTTGAAACCAACGATGGAGTTGGTCAACAGGAAACCTATTTTGCCAAGTGATGAAGAGCTTGAGGATAATAATCGATCCCATTCAGCAAAACTACGGGTTGCTCGAAAAATACACAAGTAA
- the glyS gene encoding glycine--tRNA ligase subunit beta, producing the protein MTKNLLVELGLEELPAYVVTPSEKQLGEKMAAFLDDNRLSYESIQTFSTPRRLAVRVIGLADQQSDLTEDFKGPSKKIALDADGNFSKAAQGFVRGKGLTVDDIEFREVKGEEYVYVTKHEAGKPAKEVLAGVPEVLASLTFPVSMHWANNTFEYIRPVHTLIVLLGDEALDLDFLDIKSGRVSRGHRFLGHEVEITNADSYEEDLRTVYVIADSKERENMIHEQIKAIEAEQGVQVQIEEGLLNEVLNLVEYPTAFMGSFDTKYLDVPEEVLVTSMETHQRYFVVRDLDGQLKPNFISVRNGNAEHLENVVRGNEKVLVARLEDGEFFWREDQKLKIEDLVAKLAHVTFHEKIGSLSEHMARAGVIAASLAEQAGLTAEEMAAVARAAEIYKFDLLTGMVGEFDELQGIMGEKYALLAGEDAAVATAIREHYLPDSADGALPETKVGAILALADKLDTLLSFFSVGLIPSGSNDPYALRRATQGVVRILDAFGWHIPMDELIDSLYGLSFDSLSYDNQAEVLNFIKARVDKMMGRTAKDIKDAVLAGSNFVVADMLEAAEALSEAAKTDGYKAAVESLSRAFNLAEKADASVAVDASLFENDQEKALAKAIEDLELTGSASDKLAQLFALSPIIDAFFDNTMVMAEDEAVKNNRLALLAGLVAKANAVAAFNQLNTK; encoded by the coding sequence ATGACAAAAAACTTATTAGTAGAACTTGGACTTGAAGAGTTGCCAGCCTACGTTGTCACACCAAGTGAAAAACAACTCGGTGAGAAAATGGCAGCCTTCTTGGATGACAACCGTCTTTCATACGAAAGCATTCAAACCTTCTCAACACCACGCCGTTTGGCCGTCCGTGTGATTGGTTTGGCTGATCAACAATCAGATTTGACCGAAGATTTTAAAGGACCTTCTAAGAAAATCGCCTTGGATGCAGATGGAAACTTCTCAAAAGCGGCTCAAGGATTCGTCCGCGGAAAAGGCTTGACGGTTGATGATATCGAATTCCGTGAAGTCAAGGGTGAAGAGTACGTTTATGTTACGAAGCACGAAGCTGGAAAACCAGCTAAAGAAGTCTTGGCTGGCGTTCCAGAGGTGCTTGCTTCATTGACCTTCCCTGTTAGCATGCACTGGGCTAACAACACCTTTGAATACATTCGCCCAGTTCACACCTTGATCGTTCTTTTGGGCGACGAAGCACTCGACCTTGATTTCTTGGATATTAAGTCGGGTCGTGTGAGTCGTGGGCACCGTTTCCTTGGACATGAAGTAGAAATTACCAATGCGGATTCGTATGAAGAAGACCTTCGTACCGTTTACGTGATTGCGGATAGCAAAGAACGTGAAAACATGATTCATGAGCAAATCAAAGCCATCGAAGCAGAACAAGGTGTGCAAGTTCAAATCGAAGAAGGACTTTTGAATGAAGTCTTGAACTTGGTCGAATACCCAACTGCCTTCATGGGAAGCTTTGATACTAAATATTTGGACGTTCCAGAAGAAGTCTTGGTGACCTCAATGGAAACGCACCAACGTTACTTTGTTGTTCGTGACCTTGATGGTCAGCTTAAACCAAACTTCATCTCAGTCCGTAATGGGAACGCTGAGCATTTGGAAAATGTCGTTCGAGGAAATGAAAAAGTATTGGTGGCACGTCTTGAAGACGGTGAATTCTTCTGGCGTGAAGACCAAAAACTTAAGATTGAAGATCTCGTTGCTAAATTGGCTCATGTGACCTTCCATGAAAAAATTGGTTCTCTCTCTGAACACATGGCGCGTGCTGGTGTTATTGCAGCGTCATTGGCTGAGCAAGCTGGTTTGACTGCTGAAGAAATGGCAGCCGTCGCTCGTGCAGCTGAAATTTACAAATTTGACCTCTTGACGGGTATGGTCGGAGAGTTCGATGAATTGCAAGGAATCATGGGTGAAAAATACGCCCTCCTCGCTGGTGAAGATGCTGCGGTAGCGACAGCTATCCGTGAGCACTACCTTCCTGATTCAGCAGACGGAGCTCTTCCAGAGACTAAGGTTGGTGCTATCCTTGCCCTTGCAGATAAATTGGATACCCTCCTTTCATTCTTCTCAGTTGGCTTGATTCCATCAGGTTCAAATGACCCTTATGCGCTTCGTCGTGCAACACAAGGGGTTGTTCGAATCTTGGATGCTTTTGGTTGGCATATCCCTATGGATGAGTTGATTGACAGCCTTTATGGACTTTCATTTGATAGCCTTTCCTATGACAATCAAGCAGAAGTGCTCAACTTCATCAAGGCGCGTGTGGACAAGATGATGGGACGCACAGCAAAAGATATCAAAGACGCTGTTCTTGCTGGTTCAAACTTTGTCGTGGCTGATATGCTGGAAGCAGCTGAAGCTCTTTCAGAAGCTGCGAAGACCGATGGTTACAAGGCAGCTGTTGAATCCCTCTCACGTGCTTTCAACTTGGCAGAAAAAGCAGATGCTTCAGTAGCAGTCGACGCTAGTCTCTTTGAAAACGATCAAGAAAAAGCCCTTGCTAAAGCAATTGAAGATCTTGAATTGACTGGTTCAGCTAGCGACAAATTGGCTCAACTCTTTGCTCTTAGCCCAATCATTGATGCTTTCTTTGACAATACCATGGTTATGGCAGAAGATGAGGCGGTTAAAAACAACCGTTTGGCCCTTCTTGCAGGCCTTGTAGCGAAAGCTAATGCTGTTGCAGCCTTCAACCAATTGAACACAAAATAA
- a CDS encoding DUF896 family protein produces the protein MTPEKIARINELAKKKKTEGLTPEETVEQAKLREEYIEGYRRSVRHHIEGIKIVDEDGNDVTPEKLRQVQREKGLHGRSLDDPNS, from the coding sequence ATGACACCTGAAAAAATCGCTCGTATCAATGAGCTTGCTAAAAAGAAAAAAACAGAAGGTTTGACGCCAGAAGAAACAGTGGAACAAGCAAAACTTCGTGAAGAATACATTGAAGGTTATCGTCGTTCGGTTCGTCACCACATTGAAGGTATCAAAATTGTGGATGAAGATGGAAATGATGTAACCCCTGAGAAACTACGCCAAGTGCAACGGGAAAAAGGTTTGCATGGCCGTAGTCTCGATGACCCTAATTCATAA
- the ftsL gene encoding cell division protein FtsL has protein sequence MAARDERTRTQILQDRFRRFSRVEKAFYGSIVLTAVILAISIVFMQTRILQVQSELTDLNTELEAKKTELADVRQEVNELTRYDRLSQLASSQGMKLQKENRKTVSASSDE, from the coding sequence ATGGCAGCAAGAGATGAGAGAACAAGAACACAGATACTGCAAGACCGCTTTCGCCGTTTCTCTAGAGTAGAAAAGGCTTTTTATGGGTCGATTGTCCTAACAGCTGTTATTTTAGCCATTAGTATCGTCTTTATGCAGACACGGATTTTACAAGTTCAAAGTGAACTGACTGATTTGAATACGGAACTAGAAGCCAAAAAGACGGAATTGGCAGATGTTCGTCAAGAGGTCAATGAATTAACACGTTATGACCGCTTATCACAGTTGGCTAGCTCCCAAGGAATGAAGCTGCAAAAAGAAAATCGAAAAACAGTGAGTGCAAGTAGTGATGAATAA
- a CDS encoding DEAD/DEAH box helicase produces the protein MKFTEFNFKPYIQEALKEINFREATEVQEKLIPIVLAGNDLVGESKTGSGKTHTFLLPIFQTLNEDSEQVEAVITAPSRELATQIYQAARQIASHSEKEIRIVNYVGGTDKSRQIEKLQVKQPHIVIGTPGRIYDLVASGDLAIHKAHTFVVDEADMTLDMGFLSTVDKIASRLPQQLQFLVFSATIPQKLQPFLKKYLSNPVMEQIKTKTVISDTIDNWLVSTKGRDKNEQIYQLTKTLQPYLAMIFVNTKTRADDLHAYLVAQGLKVAKIHGDIPPRERKRIMNQVKNLDFEYIVATDLAARGIDIEGVSHVINDAIPQDLSFFVHRVGRTGRNGLPGVAITLYQPSDDSDIRELEKMGIRFVPKVLKNGVIEDTYDRDRRANREKKQEKLDIEMIGLVKKKKKKIKPGYKKKIKWAVDEKRRKAKRAENRARGRAERKAKRQTF, from the coding sequence ATGAAATTTACAGAGTTTAATTTTAAGCCCTATATTCAAGAGGCACTGAAAGAAATCAATTTTAGAGAAGCAACCGAAGTACAGGAAAAACTAATTCCGATTGTCCTAGCTGGAAATGATTTGGTAGGAGAGTCAAAGACTGGTTCTGGGAAAACCCATACTTTCCTCTTACCGATTTTTCAAACATTAAATGAAGACAGTGAGCAAGTTGAAGCGGTCATCACGGCTCCTAGTCGGGAGTTGGCGACGCAAATTTACCAAGCTGCTCGTCAAATCGCTAGTCATTCTGAAAAAGAGATTCGGATTGTGAATTATGTTGGAGGAACGGATAAAAGCCGTCAGATTGAAAAACTCCAGGTCAAACAACCACATATCGTGATTGGAACTCCAGGCCGGATCTACGATCTAGTTGCATCTGGTGATCTGGCTATTCATAAGGCCCATACTTTTGTGGTAGATGAGGCGGATATGACACTGGACATGGGATTCTTGTCTACCGTGGATAAGATTGCTTCAAGGCTTCCGCAACAACTGCAATTTTTAGTTTTTTCAGCCACCATTCCGCAAAAATTGCAGCCTTTCTTGAAAAAATATCTCTCAAATCCAGTCATGGAGCAGATTAAGACCAAGACGGTGATTTCAGATACCATCGATAATTGGCTAGTTTCGACCAAGGGTCGGGATAAAAATGAGCAAATTTACCAATTGACCAAGACCTTGCAACCTTATTTGGCCATGATTTTCGTCAATACCAAAACGAGAGCAGATGATCTCCATGCCTATTTAGTGGCTCAGGGATTAAAAGTGGCGAAGATTCACGGAGATATCCCACCACGTGAACGGAAACGGATCATGAATCAGGTTAAAAATCTTGATTTTGAGTATATTGTGGCCACCGATTTGGCGGCTCGTGGAATTGATATCGAAGGGGTGAGTCATGTCATCAATGATGCTATTCCACAAGATCTTTCCTTCTTTGTTCACCGTGTTGGCCGGACAGGGCGCAATGGTCTACCAGGTGTCGCTATTACTCTTTATCAACCGAGTGATGATTCAGATATCCGTGAACTAGAAAAAATGGGAATTCGTTTCGTACCTAAAGTCTTGAAAAATGGGGTTATTGAAGATACTTATGATCGGGACAGACGGGCGAATCGTGAGAAAAAGCAAGAGAAACTCGACATCGAAATGATTGGTCTGGTGAAGAAGAAAAAGAAAAAAATCAAACCAGGCTACAAGAAAAAAATCAAATGGGCAGTTGATGAAAAGCGGAGAAAAGCTAAGCGAGCTGAAAACCGTGCGCGTGGTCGGGCCGAACGAAAGGCCAAACGTCAAACTTTCTAA
- the mraY gene encoding phospho-N-acetylmuramoyl-pentapeptide-transferase, translated as MYIATILVSFLLTVAAIPAFIRFYHRAHISGQQMHEDVKQHKAKAGTPTMGGVVFLITAVLVSFVVTVLTGNFTRPVQLTLFILILYGIVGFLDDFLKVFRKINEGLNPKQKLALQLVGGIIFYIFSERHGAGSLLNVFGYDLYLGHFYILFALFWLVGFSNAVNLTDGIDGLASISVAISLSAYSFIAYMQGKWDILFVTLSMIGALLGFFVFNHKPAKIFMGDVGSLALGGMLAALSMALHVEWTLLLIGLVYVIETGSVMLQVTYFKWTKKRYGEGRRIFRMTPFHHHLELGGLSGNGQNWSEWKVDAFMWSIALVTSVVTLVLLYL; from the coding sequence ATGTATATTGCTACGATCCTTGTATCGTTTCTATTAACAGTGGCTGCTATTCCAGCCTTTATTCGATTTTACCATCGTGCTCATATTTCTGGGCAACAAATGCATGAAGATGTGAAACAACACAAAGCGAAAGCTGGCACTCCAACAATGGGTGGAGTGGTGTTTCTCATTACAGCAGTTCTAGTCAGTTTTGTCGTTACCGTATTGACTGGAAATTTCACGCGACCTGTTCAACTTACTCTATTTATCTTGATTCTATATGGAATTGTTGGATTTTTGGATGACTTTTTAAAGGTTTTTCGTAAGATTAATGAAGGGCTCAATCCAAAGCAAAAATTAGCTCTTCAACTCGTTGGTGGAATCATCTTCTATATTTTTTCTGAACGCCACGGTGCAGGAAGCCTTTTGAATGTCTTTGGTTACGATCTTTACTTGGGCCATTTCTACATTCTCTTTGCTTTGTTTTGGTTGGTTGGTTTTTCAAATGCCGTCAATTTGACAGATGGGATTGATGGATTAGCCAGCATTTCCGTTGCCATTAGCCTGAGTGCCTATTCCTTTATTGCCTATATGCAAGGAAAATGGGACATTCTCTTTGTCACCTTGAGTATGATTGGGGCCTTGCTAGGATTCTTTGTCTTCAACCACAAGCCGGCTAAAATCTTTATGGGAGATGTCGGTAGTCTAGCTCTTGGAGGGATGCTTGCAGCCTTGTCAATGGCTTTGCATGTCGAGTGGACGCTGCTCTTGATTGGTCTGGTCTATGTCATTGAAACAGGTTCAGTGATGCTACAAGTGACCTATTTCAAATGGACCAAGAAACGGTACGGGGAAGGACGTCGGATTTTCCGAATGACTCCTTTCCACCATCATTTAGAACTGGGTGGCCTTTCTGGCAATGGGCAAAACTGGTCAGAATGGAAAGTGGATGCCTTTATGTGGAGCATTGCCTTGGTGACAAGTGTCGTGACTCTAGTCCTTCTCTACCTATAA
- the pbp2x gene encoding penicillin-binding protein PBP2X, with protein MNKFKKFLIGYSIKKRRLPDQNRKQVGKNLSVLAIFLFFLFLINFAMIIGTDKKFGVTLSDQAKKVHEQTVIVPAKRGTIYDRNGAVIAEDATTYNVYAVIDKKYKSATGKILYVEESQFKKVAEIFKQYLGMDEDYVIQQLSQKKLKQVSFGSNGNGITYSNMTAIREAMEAAKIEGVAFTTSPNRSYKNGVFASQFIGQASLQEDKEGNKTLKGQSGMEKSLDRILAGQNGVITYDKDRNGNIVPGSDKVSVKTEDGKDVYTTISAELQTYLETRMDVFQEKVKGKYVSATLVSAKTGEILATTQRPSYNADTKQGLDLKNLKTWNTILYQDQYEPGSTMKVMLLASAIDHGTFPAYNEVYYSNELQVKDATIRDWDVNMGLAEGRYMNIAQGFAYSSNVGMTRLEQKMGNAVWMDYLTRFKFGLPTRFGMGNEAYGGLPGDNYVSQAQSAFGQGISVSQTQMLRAFSAIANDGQMLEPKFISAIYDKKSDTARKSKKEVVGKPVSGSAAQQTRNYMITVGTDPEYGTLYSDGPIIQVPGQNVAVKSGTAQMATDQGYLQGENDYINSVVAMTPAEDPEFIMYVTVQQPEVKFSATSWEELVNPILEDAVALKDELHLTSEAPTLDDVTKETTYKIPSVETLSKELNLKQNLSPGAYSEELRRNLVQPIVLGTGKNIRKMSVDVGSKVKANQQVLLLTEDFDAVPDMYGWTKKNADIFGEWTGIEITYKGSGKKVTKQSVKMNTSLNKTKKITLTLGD; from the coding sequence ATGAATAAATTCAAAAAATTTTTGATCGGGTATTCGATAAAGAAACGTCGCTTGCCGGATCAGAATCGAAAACAAGTTGGGAAAAATCTCAGTGTACTGGCGATTTTCCTCTTTTTTCTCTTTCTGATTAATTTTGCAATGATCATTGGGACTGACAAAAAATTTGGTGTGACCTTATCGGATCAAGCCAAGAAAGTCCATGAGCAGACGGTCATTGTTCCTGCAAAACGTGGAACGATCTATGATCGAAATGGAGCAGTAATTGCTGAAGATGCTACGACCTATAACGTTTATGCCGTTATTGATAAAAAGTACAAATCAGCAACCGGGAAAATCCTCTATGTAGAAGAGAGCCAATTTAAAAAAGTAGCAGAAATCTTTAAGCAGTACTTAGGGATGGATGAGGATTACGTCATTCAACAGTTGTCGCAAAAGAAATTGAAACAGGTTTCTTTTGGCTCGAACGGAAATGGCATTACTTATAGTAATATGACGGCTATCCGTGAGGCCATGGAAGCAGCGAAGATTGAAGGGGTTGCCTTTACAACTAGTCCAAATCGAAGCTATAAAAATGGAGTTTTTGCCTCTCAATTTATAGGGCAGGCCTCTCTTCAAGAAGATAAAGAGGGGAATAAAACCTTGAAGGGGCAATCAGGAATGGAGAAATCCCTCGATCGTATTCTCGCTGGTCAAAATGGAGTCATCACCTATGACAAAGACCGAAACGGCAATATCGTTCCTGGTTCAGATAAGGTTTCTGTCAAAACAGAAGATGGAAAAGATGTTTATACGACCATTTCGGCAGAATTGCAGACCTACCTTGAGACACGTATGGATGTTTTCCAAGAAAAAGTAAAAGGAAAGTATGTTAGTGCGACTCTTGTGAGTGCAAAAACAGGAGAGATCCTAGCGACAACGCAACGTCCTTCCTATAATGCGGATACCAAACAAGGGCTGGATCTGAAAAACTTGAAAACCTGGAATACCATCCTTTATCAAGATCAATATGAACCGGGTTCAACGATGAAGGTCATGTTATTAGCTTCGGCGATTGATCATGGAACCTTCCCAGCTTATAATGAGGTATACTACAGTAACGAACTACAAGTAAAAGATGCGACCATCCGTGACTGGGATGTCAATATGGGACTGGCTGAAGGTCGCTATATGAATATCGCGCAGGGCTTTGCTTACTCAAGTAACGTGGGGATGACCCGCTTAGAGCAAAAGATGGGAAATGCTGTCTGGATGGACTACCTAACCCGTTTTAAATTCGGTCTTCCAACTCGTTTTGGAATGGGAAATGAAGCTTATGGTGGTCTTCCGGGCGATAACTACGTCAGTCAGGCACAATCTGCCTTTGGTCAAGGGATTTCCGTCAGTCAAACTCAAATGTTACGGGCCTTTAGTGCTATCGCCAATGATGGGCAAATGTTGGAGCCGAAGTTTATTAGTGCCATTTACGATAAAAAATCAGACACAGCCCGCAAATCAAAAAAAGAAGTTGTTGGAAAACCAGTTTCAGGATCAGCTGCGCAACAGACTCGAAATTATATGATCACCGTCGGAACAGATCCAGAGTATGGAACCTTGTACAGTGATGGACCTATCATTCAGGTACCCGGTCAAAACGTTGCAGTGAAATCAGGGACTGCCCAAATGGCGACAGATCAAGGATACTTGCAAGGAGAAAATGATTATATCAACTCGGTTGTAGCGATGACACCTGCAGAAGACCCTGAATTCATCATGTATGTAACAGTCCAACAACCAGAAGTGAAATTCTCAGCCACTAGCTGGGAAGAACTGGTCAATCCTATTTTGGAAGATGCAGTTGCTTTAAAAGATGAATTGCACTTAACATCAGAGGCACCAACTTTGGATGATGTGACCAAAGAAACGACCTACAAAATCCCTTCAGTGGAAACTCTCTCTAAAGAGTTGAATCTGAAGCAAAATCTAAGCCCAGGTGCTTATTCAGAGGAATTGCGTCGCAATTTGGTGCAACCAATTGTCCTAGGAACCGGGAAAAATATCCGCAAAATGTCTGTGGATGTAGGCTCTAAAGTCAAAGCCAATCAACAAGTATTGTTATTGACAGAAGACTTTGATGCGGTTCCAGATATGTATGGTTGGACTAAGAAAAATGCAGACATCTTTGGAGAATGGACTGGAATTGAAATTACCTATAAAGGTAGTGGAAAGAAAGTAACCAAACAAAGTGTCAAAATGAACACCTCACTCAATAAAACCAAAAAGATTACGTTAACATTAGGAGACTAA